In Spirosoma aureum, a single genomic region encodes these proteins:
- a CDS encoding NRAMP family divalent metal transporter, with protein MPKSLSLRAGLGSVLFWSVISAAFIGPGSVTACAIAGSTYRLQLLWVLTFATFGTVWLQEAAARITIATGSDLGQVITQTYAGKSGRRIAWALFLAIFLGCAAYQAGNILGAVSGLALLTKLPVPALTVVVGLVCVALLWIGSTQGLANFLGLIVFAMGGAFVYVAFGTPVTPTELTKALIVPAIPNGSLLLINGLIGTTIVPYNLFFGSSIVPGQSLSEMRLGIWVAVILGGIISVVLLLAGLLIPSDFSYGHMAQVLTDRLGTWAGSLFAFGLFAAGFASSLTAPLAASITAQSLLGIPKNSPAYRGIWLTVMATGLTFGLLNVTPIPVIIAVQAINGILLPFVTIFLFAAVNNRTLLGDTYRNSLTQNLAMGLVVIVTAILGIWNIWLAIQAG; from the coding sequence GTGCCCAAGTCTCTCTCCCTGCGTGCCGGTCTCGGCAGTGTACTATTCTGGTCGGTTATTTCGGCTGCTTTTATTGGTCCGGGTTCAGTTACAGCCTGTGCAATTGCAGGATCAACCTACAGATTACAACTCCTCTGGGTTTTAACGTTTGCCACATTTGGTACGGTCTGGTTGCAGGAAGCTGCTGCTCGTATCACCATCGCTACGGGCAGCGATTTAGGGCAGGTCATTACTCAGACATATGCAGGAAAGAGTGGGCGCCGGATCGCATGGGCGTTGTTTCTGGCTATTTTCCTGGGTTGCGCGGCCTATCAGGCTGGCAATATTCTCGGAGCCGTATCGGGTCTGGCTTTGCTTACCAAATTACCCGTCCCGGCGTTGACTGTAGTAGTCGGTTTAGTTTGTGTGGCCCTGCTCTGGATTGGGTCGACGCAAGGATTGGCCAACTTCCTGGGTCTGATTGTCTTTGCGATGGGCGGTGCTTTTGTCTATGTGGCCTTCGGTACGCCTGTTACTCCCACCGAATTAACCAAAGCCCTGATTGTACCCGCCATTCCTAATGGGTCGTTGCTACTCATTAACGGCCTGATTGGCACGACCATCGTACCCTATAATCTGTTTTTCGGTTCCAGTATCGTTCCGGGTCAGTCGTTGAGCGAAATGCGGCTTGGTATCTGGGTCGCGGTCATCTTAGGCGGGATTATTTCAGTCGTATTGTTACTGGCTGGACTGCTCATTCCCAGCGATTTCTCGTATGGACACATGGCGCAGGTACTGACCGACCGGCTTGGCACCTGGGCAGGATCGTTATTTGCCTTTGGTTTATTTGCCGCTGGATTTGCCTCCTCACTGACGGCCCCACTGGCTGCTTCCATTACAGCACAAAGCCTGCTTGGCATTCCCAAAAACTCACCCGCTTATCGGGGTATCTGGCTTACCGTGATGGCCACTGGTCTGACATTTGGTCTACTCAATGTGACGCCTATTCCCGTTATCATAGCCGTGCAGGCCATTAACGGTATACTGCTTCCGTTTGTAACTATCTTCCTGTTTGCCGCTGTCAATAATCGAACACTCCTGGGCGATACCTACCGCAACTCACTGACACAGAATCTGGCCATGGGGCTCGTAGTGATCGTTACGGCTATCCTCGGAATCTGGAACATCTGGCTGGCAATCCAGGCAGGATAA
- a CDS encoding Dps family protein, which produces MQPNIGLEADVLKQDNTLLNDFLSDLHVLYIKTRKYHWNVAGPNFMEYHKFFEKQYKAIEEEIDAVAERIRQLGGKPLATMAEFLHNTSLKEDSGTPKGTPDMFKNLLADHEQIVRELREDVDKCDEELNDAGTADFLTGLMEAHEAMAWMLRKYLS; this is translated from the coding sequence ATGCAACCCAATATTGGCCTTGAAGCAGATGTCCTCAAACAGGACAATACCCTACTGAATGATTTCCTGTCCGATCTGCATGTATTGTATATCAAAACCCGCAAGTATCACTGGAACGTGGCTGGGCCGAATTTCATGGAATACCACAAATTCTTTGAAAAGCAGTATAAAGCAATTGAAGAAGAAATTGATGCCGTAGCCGAGCGTATTCGTCAATTAGGCGGCAAGCCGCTGGCAACCATGGCCGAATTTCTGCATAACACCAGTCTGAAAGAAGATTCGGGTACACCCAAGGGAACGCCGGACATGTTCAAGAATCTACTTGCTGATCACGAGCAGATCGTCCGTGAATTACGCGAAGATGTCGATAAATGTGATGAAGAATTGAATGACGCAGGCACGGCCGACTTTTTGACTGGTTTGATGGAAGCCCATGAAGCAATGGCCTGGATGTTGAGAAAATATCTGTCATAA
- a CDS encoding sugar phosphate isomerase/epimerase family protein — protein sequence MSSTRRHFLTSLAALSGAVMLPDQALIQAKPAAKSFPIACNSYTWLTFYNRQGKTWMADPDASLAELTQSGLTAYEPAVNSAEEVTKLLPLLKKYKLSMHSLYVNSTLHKADEAQKSIDSVLAIADAAKPAGTSIFVTNPSPIKWGSDADKSDAELTEQAKNLDRLGAELRKRGITLAYHTHAPEHRQAAREFHHMLLASDPRNVSLCLDAHWVYRGSGNSQIALFDVVKLYGKRISEVHIRQSKDGIWQETFGDGDIDYRRLAAELKATGVRPNLVLEQCLEKGSPNAMGPIDAHKQDLVYAKTVFAGLIE from the coding sequence ATGTCCTCAACCCGTCGCCACTTTCTGACATCATTGGCCGCATTAAGCGGAGCTGTTATGTTGCCTGATCAGGCACTAATTCAGGCTAAACCCGCAGCCAAATCGTTTCCCATTGCCTGTAATTCCTATACCTGGCTGACATTTTACAACCGGCAGGGCAAAACCTGGATGGCCGATCCCGATGCATCGCTGGCCGAACTGACCCAGTCGGGGCTGACTGCCTATGAACCGGCCGTAAATTCGGCCGAGGAGGTCACGAAACTCCTGCCATTGCTCAAAAAGTACAAGTTGTCGATGCACTCGCTGTACGTCAACAGCACCCTCCATAAAGCCGACGAAGCACAGAAATCCATTGATTCAGTGCTGGCCATCGCCGATGCCGCGAAACCCGCCGGAACCTCTATTTTCGTAACGAATCCAAGTCCCATCAAATGGGGAAGCGACGCCGACAAATCCGACGCCGAACTAACCGAGCAGGCCAAAAACCTCGACCGGCTGGGTGCTGAACTTCGGAAGCGTGGCATTACTCTAGCCTACCATACCCACGCCCCCGAACATCGTCAGGCGGCCCGCGAATTTCACCATATGCTGCTGGCTTCTGACCCCAGAAATGTATCGTTGTGTCTGGATGCCCATTGGGTCTATCGTGGATCGGGGAATTCGCAGATCGCGTTGTTTGATGTCGTGAAGTTATACGGCAAACGGATTAGTGAAGTACACATCCGACAGTCGAAAGACGGTATCTGGCAGGAGACATTCGGCGATGGCGATATTGATTATCGGCGGCTGGCCGCTGAATTAAAAGCAACAGGCGTTCGCCCGAATCTGGTTCTGGAGCAATGTCTGGAAAAAGGCTCACCCAATGCAATGGGGCCAATAGACGCCCATAAACAGGATTTGGTATATGCAAAAACCGTATTTGCCGGGTTGATAGAATAA
- a CDS encoding dipeptidase: MNSSKQEYSRRKFITTITGAGAAMMLNPVLAWALDEVDPRVAAIVAKTIGIDTHNHIDVPINAVELPGPKLDLVGEMKKSGLSAICMTFAVDYQQIRQPAEGYDRFISGLNAMDKVLGSNNMKRALNLTDIQTAHQRRQPIVIQSVEGGHFLEGRLERLGEAYNRGLRQLGLLHDNDASVPLGDIYTKPPQWGGLTAFGTDVIRECNRMGILVDLTHASNETINAALNVATKPVVISHTGLDSKLGANPFMAKMMRPRLISKEQAKIVADAGGVIGVWTHLADTPLEYAQNVRALVEVTGIDHVCIGTDTKMTPSYRSAGGPKPGSTPVNQPGGPPRDPKSPNGPDGDQNRGRIGERTNEAWQDQQVGFYYAVVNALLKEGFTEEEIGKVGGGNFCRVFDAATAGHH, encoded by the coding sequence ATGAATAGCTCAAAACAGGAATACTCACGGCGGAAATTTATTACCACCATAACCGGGGCGGGGGCAGCGATGATGCTGAATCCTGTGCTGGCATGGGCGCTCGATGAGGTCGACCCACGGGTAGCTGCAATCGTAGCCAAAACGATTGGAATCGACACTCATAATCATATCGACGTACCCATTAACGCAGTTGAGCTACCCGGCCCCAAACTCGATCTGGTTGGCGAAATGAAAAAGTCGGGCTTATCAGCCATCTGCATGACCTTCGCCGTAGACTATCAACAAATTCGCCAACCCGCAGAGGGCTACGACCGGTTCATAAGCGGATTAAATGCCATGGACAAGGTTTTAGGAAGCAACAACATGAAGCGGGCGCTGAACCTGACCGACATTCAAACCGCTCACCAAAGGCGTCAGCCGATCGTTATTCAATCGGTTGAGGGCGGTCACTTCCTGGAAGGGCGTCTGGAGAGGCTTGGAGAGGCTTACAACCGGGGTTTACGCCAGCTCGGGCTGCTCCACGACAACGATGCGTCGGTACCCCTGGGCGATATTTACACAAAGCCTCCCCAGTGGGGCGGGCTAACTGCGTTTGGTACCGACGTCATCAGGGAGTGCAACCGAATGGGCATTCTGGTCGACCTGACCCACGCCAGCAATGAAACCATAAACGCGGCCCTTAACGTAGCAACCAAACCTGTTGTCATTTCGCACACTGGCCTCGACTCTAAGTTAGGCGCTAACCCGTTCATGGCCAAAATGATGCGACCCCGACTCATCAGCAAGGAGCAGGCAAAAATCGTTGCCGATGCCGGTGGCGTGATTGGTGTATGGACCCATCTGGCCGATACTCCGCTTGAATATGCCCAGAACGTCCGGGCTCTGGTTGAAGTCACCGGAATCGACCATGTCTGCATTGGCACCGATACCAAAATGACACCGTCTTACAGATCTGCTGGCGGTCCTAAACCTGGTAGCACTCCCGTCAATCAGCCCGGCGGACCTCCACGTGATCCTAAGTCTCCGAATGGTCCGGATGGTGATCAAAATCGCGGCCGAATCGGCGAACGCACGAATGAAGCCTGGCAGGATCAGCAGGTTGGGTTCTATTATGCCGTTGTCAATGCCCTGTTGAAAGAAGGCTTCACCGAAGAAGAAATCGGCAAAGTAGGCGGTGGCAACTTCTGCCGTGTGTTCGATGCGGCCACGGCAGGTCACCATTAA
- a CDS encoding amidohydrolase family protein, with translation MEIGQRRRWLCSFTDYPDFSEIASFLPMNRRDFLALAASASAGLPSLSWPDDTTIPIIDTHIHLFDTTRAQGVPWPTPKDEILYQPALPDRYRRIAVPLGIVGAIVVEASPWLEDNQWVLDVAARDKIIVGTVGNLEPGKPGFRQQLERFHRNPLFRGIRYGNLWDRDLSRQLSNPKVVSDLKFFAQTGLVLDTANPNPVLLAAIVRVTEQVPELRVIIDHLPQMTTPVEAAVRKDYETHLQELGKRPQVYVKISEVLRRVDGKIPQALSFYRGRLDELFGIFGEDRLLYGSDWPNSDQWLPVEAGLNLVSEYFNAKGRTVAEKYFWKNSAAAYHWLKRDPSQPG, from the coding sequence ATGGAAATCGGACAACGCCGTCGCTGGCTCTGTTCTTTTACAGACTACCCAGATTTTTCTGAAATTGCTAGTTTCCTGCCAATGAACCGAAGAGATTTTCTTGCCCTGGCCGCCAGCGCTTCCGCTGGGCTACCCTCGTTGAGCTGGCCGGATGATACCACCATCCCCATTATCGACACCCACATACACTTGTTCGACACAACTCGCGCTCAGGGTGTGCCGTGGCCGACTCCTAAAGATGAGATTCTTTACCAGCCAGCACTTCCAGACCGTTATCGCAGGATTGCGGTGCCTCTCGGAATTGTGGGTGCGATTGTCGTGGAGGCCAGTCCGTGGCTTGAAGACAACCAGTGGGTCCTCGATGTCGCTGCAAGGGACAAAATCATTGTCGGAACTGTAGGCAATCTTGAACCGGGCAAGCCGGGCTTCCGCCAACAGCTCGAACGTTTCCATCGCAATCCACTGTTTCGCGGTATTCGTTACGGAAACCTCTGGGATCGTGATTTGTCCCGTCAACTGTCGAATCCTAAGGTTGTATCAGACCTTAAATTTTTCGCCCAGACGGGACTCGTCCTGGATACGGCGAACCCGAATCCCGTCTTGCTGGCTGCCATCGTGCGCGTCACGGAGCAAGTACCTGAGTTGCGGGTAATCATCGATCATCTTCCCCAAATGACAACTCCGGTAGAAGCAGCGGTACGGAAGGACTATGAGACCCATCTGCAGGAACTGGGTAAGCGGCCCCAGGTTTATGTGAAGATTTCGGAGGTTCTGCGCCGGGTTGACGGAAAAATTCCGCAGGCGCTCAGTTTCTACCGTGGACGACTGGATGAATTATTCGGCATCTTCGGTGAAGATCGCCTACTCTATGGCAGCGATTGGCCAAATAGCGATCAGTGGTTGCCTGTTGAGGCTGGGTTGAATCTGGTGAGCGAATATTTCAACGCAAAAGGTCGAACCGTAGCTGAAAAGTACTTCTGGAAGAATTCGGCCGCTGCTTATCACTGGCTGAAGCGCGACCCTTCACAGCCCGGATAG
- a CDS encoding OsmC family protein produces MKIVRNASAHWAGTGKDGKGTLSTASTVLNQTQYSYNTRFADGVGTNPEELVAAAHAGCFTMQLAFNIQLAGFVADSIDVSCAITLEDSGITSSKLTLTASVPGLDKAKFDELVDHAEHNCPISKLFNTTISVDATLA; encoded by the coding sequence ATGAAAATTGTCCGTAATGCATCCGCGCACTGGGCTGGGACCGGTAAAGATGGTAAAGGAACACTATCAACTGCCAGTACAGTTCTGAATCAGACACAGTATTCGTATAATACGCGGTTTGCCGATGGTGTAGGCACCAATCCTGAAGAGTTAGTAGCGGCTGCTCATGCAGGCTGTTTCACCATGCAATTGGCGTTTAACATTCAACTGGCAGGTTTTGTCGCCGATTCGATCGACGTTTCGTGTGCCATTACTCTCGAAGACAGCGGTATTACCAGCTCTAAGTTAACCCTTACGGCTAGTGTACCGGGCTTAGATAAAGCCAAGTTTGATGAACTGGTCGATCATGCTGAACACAACTGTCCCATTTCAAAACTATTTAATACCACGATCAGCGTGGATGCTACTTTAGCGTAA
- a CDS encoding Crp/Fnr family transcriptional regulator yields MTPNRMVARKQTILHEHLQQFAELSDADIELADDLWYFRAIAKHDFFNFQNSVCRQVGFIQKGIFRVYYIDPKTELEHNLYFITENTFLTSLKGLLTKTTCPYLIEALEDAELLVIDYDRLQQLYSQSHGWERFGRLLAEQYFLFNQTRSESLLTQTAEDRYRDLVENYPNILNRVSLGHISSYLGIKGPSLSRIRSQVARK; encoded by the coding sequence ATGACTCCCAACAGAATGGTAGCGCGTAAACAGACTATTTTACATGAACACTTACAGCAATTTGCTGAGCTTTCTGATGCCGATATTGAGCTGGCCGATGACCTCTGGTATTTTAGAGCCATTGCCAAACATGATTTCTTCAATTTTCAGAATTCGGTCTGTCGACAAGTGGGTTTTATCCAGAAAGGCATTTTTCGGGTTTACTACATAGACCCTAAAACGGAGTTGGAGCATAATCTCTACTTTATTACGGAAAATACATTTTTAACTTCCCTGAAAGGTTTACTAACAAAAACGACCTGTCCTTATCTGATCGAAGCCCTTGAAGATGCTGAATTGCTTGTCATTGATTATGACCGGTTACAGCAACTCTATAGTCAATCACACGGCTGGGAGCGCTTCGGCCGGCTGCTGGCCGAGCAATATTTCTTATTCAACCAGACCCGGTCAGAGAGTTTATTGACCCAAACCGCCGAAGATCGCTACCGTGATCTAGTGGAAAATTACCCCAACATCCTGAATCGAGTATCGCTGGGCCATATTTCATCCTATTTAGGCATCAAAGGTCCTTCTCTCAGCCGAATCCGGTCGCAGGTGGCGCGTAAATAA
- a CDS encoding PQQ-dependent sugar dehydrogenase — MKKTVLQALLLPKNLQKTTVILVSFVISCGLASLIADIKLPVPTQKPLQGQPAVWKLENAFPNLTFRRPVEFTCPRDGSNRIFVLEQEGIIRVFENKPTVQVASVYLDVTKKVSHEGEMGLLGLAFHPDFSRNGYFYIYYTKRNPLESVIARYQATTPDLKIINPATETVILRFAQPYDNHNGGKIAFGPDGYLYIATGDGGAWGDPHQNAQNRASWLGKILRIDVDKTTKGAYGIPADNPFVNNREGYREEIYAYGLRNPWRFSFDRQTGRIWAGDVGQNQFEEIDIITKGGNYGWRLKEAIRCYNPRNDCDPGDLIDPIHHYGRDEGTSITGGVVYRGSRHAALQGKYLYADYASGKVWALTFENDKKTSNQLLAEHSGTISAFGEDAAGEVYLLDHQGTIKRFSMSN; from the coding sequence ATGAAAAAAACGGTTTTACAGGCTCTCCTTTTGCCAAAAAACTTGCAAAAAACAACCGTTATTCTGGTTTCTTTTGTGATTTCTTGCGGCTTAGCCTCTCTAATTGCGGATATCAAACTTCCGGTCCCGACGCAAAAACCGCTGCAAGGACAGCCTGCGGTCTGGAAATTAGAAAATGCGTTTCCGAACCTGACCTTCCGTCGCCCGGTTGAATTTACTTGCCCACGGGACGGCAGCAACCGGATCTTTGTGTTGGAACAGGAAGGCATAATCCGGGTATTCGAGAACAAACCCACCGTTCAGGTCGCTTCGGTTTACCTGGATGTTACAAAGAAGGTATCGCACGAAGGTGAAATGGGGCTCCTCGGACTGGCTTTTCATCCCGACTTTAGCCGGAACGGCTATTTTTACATTTACTATACGAAGCGAAATCCATTGGAATCAGTCATCGCTCGTTATCAGGCAACAACCCCTGATTTGAAAATAATAAATCCAGCCACTGAGACCGTTATTCTGCGATTTGCTCAGCCTTATGACAACCACAACGGCGGAAAAATTGCCTTCGGCCCCGATGGTTACCTCTATATTGCAACCGGTGACGGCGGAGCCTGGGGCGATCCACATCAAAACGCTCAGAACCGGGCTTCCTGGTTGGGCAAAATCCTTCGCATTGACGTCGACAAGACGACTAAAGGAGCTTATGGCATCCCGGCCGACAATCCATTTGTCAATAACCGGGAAGGCTATCGGGAAGAAATTTATGCATATGGGCTTCGTAACCCCTGGCGATTCAGTTTTGATCGGCAAACCGGTCGGATCTGGGCCGGGGACGTGGGACAGAATCAGTTCGAGGAGATTGATATTATAACAAAAGGTGGCAATTACGGCTGGCGTTTAAAAGAAGCGATCCGGTGTTATAACCCCCGCAACGATTGTGACCCCGGCGACCTGATTGATCCGATTCACCATTATGGGCGTGATGAAGGAACTTCAATTACGGGAGGTGTGGTCTATAGGGGTTCTCGTCATGCGGCTTTACAAGGTAAATACCTGTATGCCGATTACGCCAGTGGTAAAGTCTGGGCATTGACCTTCGAAAACGACAAAAAGACCAGTAATCAACTGCTAGCGGAGCATTCAGGCACGATCTCGGCTTTTGGGGAGGATGCCGCCGGGGAAGTCTACCTCCTCGACCATCAGGGAACTATCAAGCGGTTCAGCATGAGCAATTGA